A DNA window from Plasmodium brasilianum strain Bolivian I chromosome 12, whole genome shotgun sequence contains the following coding sequences:
- a CDS encoding hypothetical protein (conserved Plasmodium protein): MEEDLIDKLEGVSLSRINEASHDEKKSLKGKIRELEHMINIKMMKLQMELIESKKKEEIHEYDFTDLFNEFKEEITKKIEDVNDLIGKRIDEQNVKHTKLFNILVSLKNENASINKAISLLNEKIHMLEEEIGE, from the coding sequence ATGGAGGAGGACTTGATCGACAAGTTGGAAGGAGTGTCGCTTAGCAGAATTAATGAAGCATCacatgatgaaaaaaaaagtcttaAGGGGAAGATAAGAGAACTTGAACATATGatcaatataaaaatgatgaaattaCAAATGGAGTTAATAGaatcgaaaaaaaaagaagaaattcaTGAGTATGATTTTACagatttatttaatgaatttaaggaagaaataacaaaaaaaattgaagatgTTAATGATCTTATTGGAAAAAGAATTGATGAGCAAAATGTGAAACACACTAAACTGTTCAATATTTTAGTTTccttaaaaaatgaaaacgcTTCGATCAATAAGGCTATCTCTTTGTTAAACGAGAAAATACACATGCTCGAGGAGGAAATAGGGGAATAG
- a CDS encoding oxidoreductase: MTSVKHPKISVLGAGDIGCALAHMICEKNLGDVVLHDFRKDLPKGRALDILHTRPLNRSRINILGTNEITDIKDSLVVVVTIEVSEREFAEFDEEDIEKQVYTSNVKLLREVSKSIKKHCPQAFVVVTTSPVDCMAKVLQENANIPSHKICGMAGVLHSARLRHNLAEKLRINPGDVQGFVIGAHGDKMVPLPRYCCVNGIPLNDFTKKGAITEKEINQIVEKTRNTGLELLELLPEGSACFAPSLAIVEIIEAYLKDLKRVLVCSVLLNGQYGHKGVFAGIPVVIGGKGIEKVIELDLNAQEKELFDDSLKHISYLFENYKHEAVVDEEAKPN; this comes from the exons ATGACCTCAGTTAAACATCCAAAGATTAGCGTATTAGGTGCAGGAGATATAGGCTGCGCTTTGGCTCATATGATCTGTGAAAAAAATCTAGGTGATGTCGTTTTGCATGATTTTAGAAAAG ATTTACCTAAAGGAAGAGCATTAGATATACTGCACACAAGACCACTAAACAGAtctagaataaatatattaggtACTAATGAAATTACAGATATTAAAGATTCACTAGTTGTAGTAGTAACAATAGAGGTATCAGAACGTGAGTTTGCTGAATTTGATGAAGAAGATATAGAAAAACAAGTTTACACATCTAATGTTAAACTATTAAGGGAAGTATCAAAATCAATTAAGAAACATTGCCCCCAAGCTTTTGTAGTAGTTACTACAAGTCCAGTTGATTGTATGGCAAAGGTTTTACAAGAGAATGCAAATATTCCCTCTCATAAAATATGCGGGATGGCGGGGGTTTTGCACAGCGCACGACTGAGACACAATTTGGCAGAAAAGCTAAGA ATAAATCCGGGTGATGTGCAAGGATTTGTAATAGGAGCTCATGGGGATAAAATGGTACCACTGCCAAGGTACTGCTGCGTAAATGGTATTCCATTAAAtgattttacaaaaaaaggagctataacagaaaaagaaataaatcaAATTGTTGAAAAGACAAGAAATACCGGTTTAGAattattagaattattacCCGAAGGATCAGCATGTTTTGCACCTTCATTAGCTATTGTTGAAATTATTGAAGCttatttaaaagatttaaaGAGAGTACTCGTATGCTCCGTATTGTTGAATGGTCAGTACGGTCATAAGGGGGTTTTTGCAGGTATCCCTGTTGTTATTGGAGGTAAGGGTATTGAGAAAGTTATTGAGCTAGATTTGAATGCGCAAGAAAAAGAACTTTTTGATGATTCTCTAAAACATATTagttatttatttgaaaattataaacatgAGGCAGTCGTAGATGAAGAAGCCAAACCCAACTGA
- a CDS encoding phosphoribosylpyrophosphate synthetase, with protein sequence MNFVLPNRYISKWFKKRNNFEKEKNGISKLLTLILSGGSSATAAAVGWCFLKDEENRSKLRLDCRDLKKSIYSMLYNVSNNNKNIFFENSVYCDNSKKNFQHPLWRSEEKRPIEKMENAILFSGSSNPLLSKNIADHLGTNLGKVNLKRFADGEVSMQFIDSIRGKDVYIIQPTCPPVNENLIELLLMISTCRRASAKKITAVIPYYGYARQDRKLSSRVPISAADVARMIEAMGVDRVVAIDLHSGQIQGFFGPRVPVDNLEAQIIGLDYFTKKDLYKPVIVSPDAGGVYRARKFQDGLNHRGISDCGIAMLIKQRTKPNEIEKMDLVGNVYDSDVIIVDDMIDTSGTLCEAAKQLKKHGARRVFAFATHGLFSGLAIDRIENSPLEEVIVTDTVKANKNIDNCKKITKLSVSVLVADAIRRIHQKESLNDLFNIKG encoded by the coding sequence atgaattttgtCTTAccaaatagatatatatcaaagtggtttaagaaaagaaataattttgagaaagaaaagaatggCATTAGTAAGTTATTGACCTTAATACTAAGTGGTGGTAGTTCTGCTACTGCTGCTGCTGTTGGATGGTGTTTTTTGAAAGATGAAGAGAATAGAAGCAAGCTTCGGTTAGATTGTAGGGATTTAAAAAAGAGCATATATAGTATGTTATATAAtgttagtaataataataaaaatattttttttgagaatAGTGTTTATTGTGATAATTCGAAAAAGAATTTTCAACATCCATTATGGAGATCAGAGGAGAAGAGACCTATTGAGAAAATGGAAAATGCAATATTATTTAGTGGTTCATCAAATCCtttattaagtaaaaatatagctGACCATTTAGGTACAAATTTAGGAAAAGTAAACTTAAAAAGATTTGCCGATGGGGAAGTGTCAATGCAATTTATAGACAGTATAAGAGGAAAGGATGTATATATCATACAACCAACCTGTCCACcagtaaatgaaaatttaattgaATTATTGCTGATGATATCGACATGTAGAAGAGCATCAGCAAAAAAGATTACTGCTGTTATTCCATATTATGGTTATGCTAGACAGGATAGAAAATTAAGTTCAAGAGTACCCATATCCGCAGCTGATGTAGCAAGAATGATAGAAGCTATGGGTGTTGACAGAGTAGTAGCTATTGATTTACATTCTGGACAAATTCAAGGTTTTTTTGGACCTAGAGTACCTGTAGATAATTTAGAAGCACAAATAATTGGTTTAgattattttacaaaaaaagatttatataAACCTGTTATTGTTTCACCAGATGCTGGAGGAGTTTATAGAGCAAGGAAATTTCAAGATGGTTTAAATCATAGAGGTATAAGTGATTGTGGTATTGCTatgttaataaaacaaagaacAAAACCAaatgaaattgaaaaaatggaTTTAGTAGGTAATGTTTATGATTCAGATGTTATTATTGTTGATGATATGATTGATACATCTGGTACATTATGTGAAGCAgcaaaacaattaaaaaaacacgGAGCTAGAAGAGTTTTTGCCTTTGCTACTCATGGACTTTTTTCAGGACTAGCTATTGATAGAATTGAAAACTCTCCATTAGAGGAAGTTATTGTTACTGATACGGTTAAGGCgaacaaaaatattgataATTGCAAGAAGATAACCAAACTAAGCGTTTCTGTGCTCGTTGCTGACGCTATTAGGAGAATTCACCAGAAGGAATCTTTGAACGACCTTTTTAACATAAAGGGGTAG
- a CDS encoding U6 snRNA-associated Sm-like protein LSm6, translated as MSSNSPKDFVESLKGRAVIVRLNNGTDYKGILACLDERMNVALEQTEEYFEGELIEKYNDAFIRGNNVFYIRAIEDE; from the coding sequence ATGAGCTCCAATTCACCTAAAGATTTTGTTGAAAGCTTGAAAGGACGAGCAGTAATAGTTAGACTAAACAACGGGACGGATTACAAAGGAATACTAGCTTGCTTAGATGAACGCATGAATGTTGCGCTGGAACAGACGGAAGAATATTTCGAAGGAGaattaattgaaaaatataacgaTGCTTTTATTAGGGgtaataatgtattttacaTAAGAGCAATTGAAGATGAGTag